Within the Aeromicrobium sp. Root236 genome, the region AGCCGAAGGAGTGAGCCGCCGCAGGCTCCAGCTCGACCGCTCCGGTCCGTGGATAGCGGTCGTCGGGCTCTGCATGGTGCTGTGGTGCTCGGTCTCGACCGGTCTCTTCGCGCCGTGGTGGGGCGTCGTGATCGCGTTCGCGCTGCTCGTCCCGCAGATCTGGCTCGTGGCGAGATGGGCTCGCACGCATCCCCGGCGCACGATCGTCGTCCCGATCGTGGGGCTCCTCGTCTGGGCCGGTTATGCCTGGTTCGGCGCCAAGGTGTGGGGCTGGAGTCCCTAGGAGCGTTCGTGCTCCGTGAAGATCTCGTCGAGAACGCGTTTGGCATCGGCTGCCCCGACGGGGTCAGCGTCCCGTCGGTGCTGCGCGTACGTGATGAGGGCCTTCCACAGGGCCCAGCCGCGTCCGCGCGCCCACATGGCATCGTCGACGCCGAGCGTATGGCGGAAGGCCGCTCGGCTCTCGTCGTCCAGCAGCGTCCACGCGATCACCACGTCGCAGGCCGGGTCGCCGACGCCTGACGTGCCGAAGTCGATGACCCCCGACAGCACGCCGTCCGTGACCAGCAGGTTGCCGGTCGCCACGTCGCCGTGGAACCAGACCGGCACGCCCGACCACTCGGCCTGCAGCGCCTCGTCGAGGATGCGGTGCGCCGCGCGACCCGGGATCACGTCGCCGAGCTCCGTGATCGCGTCACGGGCCTCGCTCTCGTACGTGTCGAGCGGTCCGCCGCGGAAGAAGTTGTGTCGACCGGGTCCGGGACCGTCTGTGGCGTCCGCCCGTTGCAGCGCTGCGAGGAAGCCGGCGAGATCTGTGGCGAACGTCGTCAGGCTGCCGATCCTGTCCCGGCGCGCCGGCCGGCCGTCGATCCAGCGATAGACCGACCAGGCGTACGGATAGCCCTCGCCGGGCCGGCCCTGCGCGACCGGTGCCGGGATCGGCAGTGGCAGCTGCGGGGCGAGCTCGGGCAGCCAGCGCTGCTCCTTCTCGACCTGCAACGCGTACCAGGGCCCGGTCGGCAGGCGGATCGACATCTCGTCGCCGAGCCGGAACGTCCGGTTGTCCCACCCGGGCAGGTCGACCGGCCGGACCGGCAGGTCGACCCACTGCGGGAACTGGGTGCGTACGAGCCGCTCGGCCAGCGCGACGTCGAGGCTGTCGCGGTCGACCGGCGGTCCGCCCGAGGTGCCGAGCACGCAGTCAGCTCTCGAACGAGTGCTCAGCTGCGGGGAACGCGCCGTTGGCCACGTCGTCGGCGTACGCCTTGGCGGCCTCGAGCATGACGCCGTGCAGGTCGGCGTAGCGCTTGACGAACCTGGGTGCCTTGCCCGTGCGCAGGCCCATCATGTCCTGCCACACCAGCACCTGGGCATCACAGTCGATGCCGGCACCGATGCCGACGGTCGGGATGCGCAGCGCCTTGGTGACCTCGGCGGCGACCGGCGCCGGGACCATCTCCATGACGACCGCGAAGGCGCCGGCCTCCTCGAGCGCCTTGGCCTCGGCGATGAGCTGCTCGGCGGCGTCGCCGCGGCCCTGCACGCGATAGCCGCCGAGGTTGTGCTCGGCCTGAGGTGTGAAGCCGATGTGCGCCATGACGGGGATGCCGGCGTCGGTGAGCAGCTTGACCTGCGGCACCATCGCCAGCCCGCCCTCGAGCTTGACCGCGTGCGCGTTCGCCTCCTTCATGAAGCGGACAGCTGTGTCGAAGGCCTGCTCGGGGGAGCGCTGGTAGGACCCGAACGGCAGGTCGGCGACGATCAGCGCACGGGTCGTCGAGCGGGTGACCGCGCGGACGAGGGGGATGAGCTCGTCGACCGTCACCGGCAGCGAGGTCTCGTTGGCGAACACGTTGTTGCTCGCGGAGTCACCGACGAGCATCACGGGGATGCCGGCCTCGTCGAACGTCGCTGCGGCGTACTGGTCGTACGCCGTGAGCATCGCCCACTTCTCGCCGCGCTCCTTCATCTGCAGGAGATGGTGGGTGCGGATCTTGCGGATCTGGGTGCTTCCGGCCTGGGCAGCGGGTGCTGCGGCGGGTCCGGAGCCGTAGGGCGCGGTCTCTTCAGGGGTGGCGTCAGCCATGGTGATTCTCCTTGTCGTCTCGCAGCTCCTTGCGGAGTCCACGGATGTCTCCAGCGTGCCAGAATCCGGGTGAGAAGGAGACGTGAGACTCGTTACAGCTTCTCGCGCCAGCGGTGGGTGATCGGCACGCGGCGATCGCGGCCGAAGTTGCGGCGCGACACCTTGGGGCCCGGCGGGTACTGCCGGCGCTTGTACTCCGCGCGGTCGACCAACGTGATGACCCGCTCGACCAAGGCGGGGTCGAAGCCCTCGGCGATGACGTCGGCGGACCCGAGATCCCGCTCGACGTACGCATCGAGGACCGCGTCGAGCAGGTCGTAGGGCGGCAGCGAGTCCGAGTCGTACTGGCCCGGTCGCAGCTCGGCCGAGGGCTGCTTGGTGATCGTGTCCTCGGGGATCGGCGGGGTCTCACCGCGCTCGGAGGCGGCCTGGTTGCGCCACTTCGCGAGCTCCCAGACCAACGTCTTGGGCACGTCCTTGATCGGGGCGTACGCGCCGACGGCGTCGCCGTAGATCGTGGAGTAGCCGGTCGCGAGCTCCGACTTGTTGCCGCAGGCCAGCACCAGGTGGCCGTGCTGGTTGGACAGGCCCATCCAGATGACGGCGCGGATGCGGGCCTGCAGGTTCTCCTCGGCGAGCCCGTCGAGGTGCAGGGCGTCCTGATAGGCGTCGAAGATCGGTGCGATCGGGACGGTGTCGAGCGTCAGGCCCGTCCTGCGGGCCTGCTCGGCGGCGTCCGACTTGGAGTGCTCGCTCGACCAGGCGCTGGGGTTCGAGACGCCGAAGACGTTCTCGGGCCCGAGCGCGTCGACGGCGATCGCGGCGACGAGGGTGGAGTCGATGCCGCCGGACATGCCGAACAGGACGGACTGGAACCCGTTCTTGCGCACGTAGTCGCGCAGCCCGACCACGAGGGCGGTCCAGATCTCCTCGAGGCGCGGCATGCGCTCGTTGGTCACCGTCGGCAGCGGCTCGTACGCCTCGAACGGATCGGAGCTGACGATCGTACGTTTGATGGCGAGGCCGCCGAAGCGCTCGTCGGCGTCGGGCATGGCCGGGGTCGCGGCGGGCAGGTCGAGGTCGACCACGAGCAGCTCGGGCTCGAACTGACCGGAGCGGCCGAGCACCGTGCCGGAGGCGTCCACCACGATCGAGTCGCCGTCGAAGACCAGCTCGTCCTGGCCACCGACGAGGTTGACGTACGCCAGCACACACTCGCCCTCGGCGGCGCGGCGGGCGCAGAGCTCCAGGCGTACGTCGTCCTTGTCGGCTTCGTAGGGCGAGCCGTTGGGCACGACGAGCAGCGCCGCGTCGGCCGCCTTGGCCGCAGCGGACGGACCGTCGCGCCAGAGGTCCTCGCAGATCGCGAGCGCGACGTCGACACCGCCGATCTGGACGATGTTGATCGTGTCACCGGCGACGAAGTTGCGGATCTCGTCGCCGACGCCGTAGTTCCAGAGGTGGTGCTTGGCCTGGCGCGCGACGATCTCGCCGCCGTGCATGACCGCGACGGAGTTGGTGGGGGCGTTCTTGGGGATGCCGACCTGCTCGGTCACGTGCTGCGCCTGGTCGAGGAAGCCGACCATCGCGACGAGATCGCCGCAGCCCTCGTCCTTCAGGCGTACGGCGAGGTCCTCGGCGGCGGCACGCGACGCCTTGATGAGAGAGGCCCGCATCGCGAGATCCTCGATCGGGTAGCCCGTCAGCATCATCTCCGGGAACACCACGAGGTGGACGCCCCGGGAGACGGCCTCCTTGCAGTAGTCGACGACGAGGTCGGCATTGGCGGCCAGATCGCCGACCGTGGCGTTGACCTGGGCAAGGGCGAGACGCATCTGGGGCACGGGATCAGCCTATCCGTGGCCTCGGGACGAGCGCGCGGTGACGGGACCCCAGGTTTGCCGCACAGACTGGTTTGACATCGCGGGAGAGCGGGTCTAGGTTTGCAGCACAAACCAGTCTGGAGATTGACATGGACCGCAAGGGCATCGAGACAGCAGTGGCCGAGAACGCTCAGTTCCGAGGCCTGTTCGGCGTGGTGGGCGGCCTTCTGGCGATCCTCGCTGCGCTCGGCAACACCTCGTGGGGGCCGCTCCGGCACAACTGGGTGTTCGTCGTCGGAGTGATCGTGCTGGCCGGCCTGACGTGGCCGATCCACACCTTCTACACCGACCGTTTCGGGCGGGCGACACCGTCGATGAAGCACCGGGTGCGGGTCGCCGTGGTCGTGCTGGTCGCGATTCCGCTGGTCATCCTCGGCTCCTTGTGGTTGTCGAGCCGCGTGTCGTGGTCGCTGGACCTTCCGGTCAACACCACGGCCATCACCCTCGGACTGGTGTTCCTGCTGTCGATCGGTGCCGCGGTGGGACTCCGGGCACATCACGTGGTGATCTACGGCGGGCTCGTGATCGTCGGTGCGCTGCCGGTCTGGGAACGCGGTGGCGAGAGCGGCAACACCGGGCTGTGGCTCGCCGGCGTGGCGATGATCGTCAGCGGACTCCTGGATCATCGGCTCCTGGTACGCCGTTTCGGACCGGCAGCCGAGTCCGGGATCGGGGCCGACCGTGCCGGAGTCTGACGACGGCTTCCTGTTGGACCGGCTGATCCACGAGCCGGGCCGCCTGGCGATCCTGACCGTGCTCTCCTCGGTCGCCGACGCCGACTTCGTGTTCCTGCAGCGGACGACGGGACTCACGAAGGGCAATCTCTCGAGCCACCTGACCAAGCTCGAGGACGCTGGTCTCGTGACGGTCGAGAAGCGCTTCGTCCGCAAGAAGCCCAACACCAACGTCGCACTCACCAAGGACGGTGCCGAGCGGGTCGCGCGGCACTGGGACCAGCTCGAACGGCTGAGGGCGCTGTCCCAGCGCGACGAAACATTGCCGTAACACGTCGTCGTCACACTGTGAGCATGGGAAAACAGGAAGACTTCGTGCTGCGCGCTCTCGAGGAGCGTGACGTCCGGTTCGTACGGCTGTGGTTCACCGACGTGCTCGGCTCGCTGAAGTCTGTCGCCATCGCACCGGCCGAGCTCGAAGGCGCCTTCGCCGAGGGCATCGGCTTCGACGGCTCGGCGATCGAGGGCTTCGCCCGCGTGCACGAGTCCGACATGCTCGCGATGCCTGACCCGTCGACGTTCCAGATCCTCCCGTGGCGCGGCGAGACGCCGGCGACGGCGCGCATGTTCTGCGACATCCTCATGCCCGACGGCACGCCGTCGTACGCCGATCCGCGGCACGTGCTCAAGCGGACGCTGCAGAAGGCGGCCGAGGCGGGCTTCACGTTCTACACGCACCCCGAGATCGAGTTCTACCTGTTCAAGGGCAAGCCCGGCCTCGGCGAGCAGCCCGTCCCCGTCGACGACAGCGGCTACTTCGACCACACCGCCCAGGGCGGCGGCCAGGACTTCCGCCGCGAGGTCATCACGATGCTCGAGAACATGGGCATCTCGGTGGAGTTCAGCCACCACGAGGGCGGACCCGGCCAGCAGGAGATCGACCTCCGCTACGCCGACGCGCTCTCCACGGCCGACAACATCATGACGTTCCGCACGGTCGTCCGTGAGGTGGCACTGAGCCAGGACAAGTGGGCGTCGTTCATGCCGAAGCCGTTCACGGCGCACCCGGGCTCGGGCATGCACACGCACGTCTCGCTGTTCGAGGGCGACGAGAACGCCTTCTACGAGGCCGGTGCGGAGTACCAGCTGTCGCAGACCGGTCGCGCGTTCATCGCCGGCGTGCTCGAGCACACCCCCGAGATCACCGCGGTGACGAACCAATGGGTCAACTCCTACAAGCGCCTGGCCGGCGGGGGAGAGGCACCCAACTACGTGTGCTGGGGCCACAACAACCGCTCGGCGCTCATCCGCGTGCCGATGTACAAGCCGCACAAGGGTGGCTCGGCGCGCGTGGAGCACCGAGGCATCGACTCCGGCTGCAACCCCTACCTCGCATTCGCGCTCGTGCTGGCCGCTGGTCTCAAGGGCATCGAGGGCAAGTACGAGCTGCCGGCCGAGGCCGAGGACAACGTCTGGGGCCTCAGCGAGAACGAGCGCAAGGCGATGGGCATCGCCCCGTTGCCGCGCAACCTCGACGAGGCGATCCGCACGATGGAGAGCAGTGAGCTCGTCGCCGAGACGCTCGGTGAGCACGTCTTCGACTTCTTCCTGCGCAACAAGCGGGCGGAGTGGCAGGACTACCGGTCCCAGGTCACCCAGTTCGAGCTCGACCGCCT harbors:
- a CDS encoding aminoglycoside phosphotransferase family protein, which translates into the protein MLGTSGGPPVDRDSLDVALAERLVRTQFPQWVDLPVRPVDLPGWDNRTFRLGDEMSIRLPTGPWYALQVEKEQRWLPELAPQLPLPIPAPVAQGRPGEGYPYAWSVYRWIDGRPARRDRIGSLTTFATDLAGFLAALQRADATDGPGPGRHNFFRGGPLDTYESEARDAITELGDVIPGRAAHRILDEALQAEWSGVPVWFHGDVATGNLLVTDGVLSGVIDFGTSGVGDPACDVVIAWTLLDDESRAAFRHTLGVDDAMWARGRGWALWKALITYAQHRRDADPVGAADAKRVLDEIFTEHERS
- the panB gene encoding 3-methyl-2-oxobutanoate hydroxymethyltransferase, translated to MADATPEETAPYGSGPAAAPAAQAGSTQIRKIRTHHLLQMKERGEKWAMLTAYDQYAAATFDEAGIPVMLVGDSASNNVFANETSLPVTVDELIPLVRAVTRSTTRALIVADLPFGSYQRSPEQAFDTAVRFMKEANAHAVKLEGGLAMVPQVKLLTDAGIPVMAHIGFTPQAEHNLGGYRVQGRGDAAEQLIAEAKALEEAGAFAVVMEMVPAPVAAEVTKALRIPTVGIGAGIDCDAQVLVWQDMMGLRTGKAPRFVKRYADLHGVMLEAAKAYADDVANGAFPAAEHSFES
- a CDS encoding NAD+ synthase is translated as MRLALAQVNATVGDLAANADLVVDYCKEAVSRGVHLVVFPEMMLTGYPIEDLAMRASLIKASRAAAEDLAVRLKDEGCGDLVAMVGFLDQAQHVTEQVGIPKNAPTNSVAVMHGGEIVARQAKHHLWNYGVGDEIRNFVAGDTINIVQIGGVDVALAICEDLWRDGPSAAAKAADAALLVVPNGSPYEADKDDVRLELCARRAAEGECVLAYVNLVGGQDELVFDGDSIVVDASGTVLGRSGQFEPELLVVDLDLPAATPAMPDADERFGGLAIKRTIVSSDPFEAYEPLPTVTNERMPRLEEIWTALVVGLRDYVRKNGFQSVLFGMSGGIDSTLVAAIAVDALGPENVFGVSNPSAWSSEHSKSDAAEQARRTGLTLDTVPIAPIFDAYQDALHLDGLAEENLQARIRAVIWMGLSNQHGHLVLACGNKSELATGYSTIYGDAVGAYAPIKDVPKTLVWELAKWRNQAASERGETPPIPEDTITKQPSAELRPGQYDSDSLPPYDLLDAVLDAYVERDLGSADVIAEGFDPALVERVITLVDRAEYKRRQYPPGPKVSRRNFGRDRRVPITHRWREKL
- a CDS encoding transcriptional regulator — translated: MPESDDGFLLDRLIHEPGRLAILTVLSSVADADFVFLQRTTGLTKGNLSSHLTKLEDAGLVTVEKRFVRKKPNTNVALTKDGAERVARHWDQLERLRALSQRDETLP
- a CDS encoding glutamine synthetase family protein encodes the protein MGKQEDFVLRALEERDVRFVRLWFTDVLGSLKSVAIAPAELEGAFAEGIGFDGSAIEGFARVHESDMLAMPDPSTFQILPWRGETPATARMFCDILMPDGTPSYADPRHVLKRTLQKAAEAGFTFYTHPEIEFYLFKGKPGLGEQPVPVDDSGYFDHTAQGGGQDFRREVITMLENMGISVEFSHHEGGPGQQEIDLRYADALSTADNIMTFRTVVREVALSQDKWASFMPKPFTAHPGSGMHTHVSLFEGDENAFYEAGAEYQLSQTGRAFIAGVLEHTPEITAVTNQWVNSYKRLAGGGEAPNYVCWGHNNRSALIRVPMYKPHKGGSARVEHRGIDSGCNPYLAFALVLAAGLKGIEGKYELPAEAEDNVWGLSENERKAMGIAPLPRNLDEAIRTMESSELVAETLGEHVFDFFLRNKRAEWQDYRSQVTQFELDRLMPMV